One window of Flavobacteriales bacterium genomic DNA carries:
- a CDS encoding phytanoyl-CoA dioxygenase family protein, which yields MIHFPGFITRETVAAIWSAVEMVQAEWITENREKVNGVPIKYGNDVDGKRIVQRFAFANQQSPVLAEFLKDPRFNTLLGFVGPQARLGINEKDGLVVNHYVNTDASKFTQMGWHTDSVRDIFLGKKILPMLNVGIHLDDQDPRNGGLRLLPGTQEQNMWNMLFRKKNFLDNEPDPNEVAFDIKAGDLTVHDGRCWHRVEKSSLTGDASRRRVMYIPIIAGKYTPKSEKSPTPFYHRFHHFVK from the coding sequence ATGATCCATTTTCCGGGTTTCATCACGCGAGAGACCGTTGCGGCCATCTGGAGCGCGGTTGAAATGGTGCAGGCGGAATGGATCACGGAGAACCGGGAGAAAGTCAATGGCGTGCCCATCAAGTACGGCAACGATGTGGACGGCAAGCGGATCGTTCAGCGCTTCGCCTTCGCCAACCAGCAGAGCCCCGTGCTGGCGGAGTTCCTCAAAGACCCGCGCTTCAATACGCTGCTGGGCTTCGTGGGTCCGCAGGCCCGCTTGGGCATCAACGAGAAGGACGGCTTAGTGGTGAACCACTATGTGAACACCGACGCGAGCAAGTTCACCCAGATGGGCTGGCATACGGACAGCGTTCGGGACATCTTCCTCGGCAAGAAGATCCTGCCGATGCTGAACGTGGGCATCCACTTGGACGACCAGGACCCGCGCAACGGCGGGCTCCGCCTGCTGCCGGGCACCCAGGAACAGAACATGTGGAACATGCTCTTCCGCAAGAAGAACTTTTTGGACAACGAGCCGGACCCGAACGAAGTGGCCTTCGACATCAAGGCGGGCGACCTTACCGTGCATGACGGCCGCTGCTGGCACCGGGTGGAGAAGAGCAGCCTGACGGGTGACGCGAGCCGCAGGCGGGTGATGTACATCCCCATCATCGCAGGGAAGTACACACCGAAGTCGGAGAAGAGCCCCACCCCGTTCTATCATCGCTTCCACCACTTTGTGAAGTGA
- a CDS encoding SDR family NAD(P)-dependent oxidoreductase encodes MNEDRGYALITGASQGLGAAIALELAGHGFGVLLVARSEEALQKVAAEAGALNGGRAQVLAADLFTADAAGRLADRVNSLKLPLNCIVNNAGQGLWGLFDALPVEDQLRMMRLNMDIPVELTHRLLPTLKKAERAYILNISSMTAYSPMATLAVYAASKSFVRVWSRSLRIELKKGPVTVTAVCPGSIITGFTQRAGMMAMDDLARKFGTGPEPVAKSAVKAMLKGKAEVVPGLLNRITATVQGWLPTGVNERLASGIYLSRLPQK; translated from the coding sequence ATGAACGAAGACCGCGGATACGCCCTGATCACCGGAGCCAGCCAAGGCCTTGGGGCCGCCATCGCATTGGAATTGGCGGGGCACGGCTTCGGCGTGCTGCTGGTGGCGCGGTCCGAGGAAGCCTTGCAGAAGGTGGCAGCGGAGGCCGGTGCGCTCAACGGCGGCAGGGCACAAGTGCTCGCGGCCGACCTCTTCACCGCTGACGCCGCCGGGCGCCTGGCGGACCGGGTGAATTCACTGAAGCTGCCGCTGAACTGCATCGTGAACAATGCCGGGCAAGGCCTGTGGGGGCTTTTCGATGCGTTGCCCGTGGAGGACCAACTGCGCATGATGCGGCTGAACATGGACATTCCCGTGGAGTTGACGCACCGACTGCTCCCCACCTTGAAAAAGGCCGAGCGCGCCTACATCCTGAACATCTCCAGCATGACGGCCTATTCCCCCATGGCCACCTTGGCCGTGTATGCCGCGAGCAAGTCCTTCGTGCGCGTTTGGTCCCGTTCGTTGCGGATCGAGCTGAAGAAGGGCCCGGTGACGGTGACCGCGGTCTGCCCGGGAAGCATCATCACGGGCTTCACCCAGCGCGCGGGCATGATGGCGATGGACGACCTCGCACGGAAATTCGGCACCGGACCGGAGCCGGTGGCCAAGAGCGCGGTGAAGGCCATGCTGAAGGGCAAGGCCGAAGTGGTGCCGGGGCTGCTGAACCGCATCACCGCCACGGTGCAGGGCTGGCTTCCCACCGGGGTGAACGAGCGCCTGGCCAGCGGGATCTACCTCAGTCGGCTACCGCAGAAGTAG
- a CDS encoding glycosyltransferase family 39 protein yields MENMRMKDFVAGMKQRPLFWLTLIALLPRVVAAIFSGGYFAQDDHFLVIEAAQSWVDGFDYNNWLPWNQGADPVPSGHMMLYPGFHFLLFKLCGWLGLTDPSWKMVLVRLLHALWSLITVRAGYRIALRLSTPEVAWRCGLFLALFFFMPFLSVRNLVEMVSIPPLMLCAWWLIRTVARPTWKDALVAGMFAGLAIDLRFQSAFFGCGAGLALLLLRDVRGAVLFGVGMLIPVVLVQAGIDMFIWGRPFAEMTEYVRYNLANSTTYFDQPWYNYLLVLAGIFIPPFSLAVLFGFFKRPKPLLIWLPVFSFLFFHSLFPNKQERFILTIVPMVLVLGYTVWETFREKSSWWQRHRGLWRGVLAWTWALNIVLLVPLCFSYSKRERVEAMLMLRDRPVHGVIIEDTAEQDPPMLPLFYLGQWHVTQKVLTDPDADVKAIAAQLGAGTDMVLFIGKEQLGSRVKHVEDALGPMRLIGRAEPGLLDRVMHWLNPVNRNVVITIYAFGTPTGD; encoded by the coding sequence GTGGAGAACATGCGCATGAAGGACTTTGTCGCGGGGATGAAACAGCGCCCCCTGTTCTGGCTCACGCTGATCGCGCTTTTGCCACGTGTGGTCGCGGCGATCTTCTCGGGCGGCTACTTCGCACAGGACGACCATTTCTTGGTGATCGAGGCGGCACAGAGCTGGGTGGACGGTTTCGACTACAACAATTGGCTGCCGTGGAACCAGGGCGCGGATCCGGTGCCGTCGGGCCACATGATGCTGTATCCGGGATTCCATTTCCTGCTCTTCAAACTGTGCGGTTGGCTGGGCCTTACGGACCCTTCCTGGAAGATGGTGCTGGTGCGGCTGCTCCATGCGCTGTGGAGCTTGATCACGGTGCGGGCGGGCTACCGGATCGCCTTGCGCCTTTCCACACCGGAGGTGGCCTGGCGCTGCGGGCTGTTCCTCGCCTTGTTCTTCTTCATGCCCTTCCTTTCCGTCCGCAACTTGGTGGAGATGGTGAGCATCCCGCCGCTGATGTTGTGCGCATGGTGGTTGATCCGCACCGTCGCGCGGCCCACGTGGAAGGATGCGCTGGTCGCGGGGATGTTCGCCGGGCTAGCGATCGACCTGCGATTCCAGTCGGCCTTCTTCGGCTGCGGCGCGGGCCTCGCCCTCCTGTTGCTGCGCGATGTGCGCGGTGCCGTGCTCTTCGGCGTGGGGATGCTGATCCCCGTGGTGCTGGTACAGGCGGGCATCGACATGTTCATCTGGGGCCGGCCATTCGCGGAGATGACCGAATACGTGCGGTACAACCTGGCCAATTCCACCACTTATTTCGACCAACCGTGGTACAACTACCTGCTGGTGCTGGCGGGGATCTTCATCCCGCCCTTCTCCCTGGCGGTGCTGTTCGGCTTCTTCAAGCGGCCCAAGCCTTTGCTGATCTGGCTCCCGGTGTTCAGCTTCCTCTTCTTCCACTCGCTGTTCCCGAACAAGCAGGAGCGGTTCATCCTCACCATCGTGCCTATGGTGCTGGTCCTCGGCTACACGGTCTGGGAAACGTTCCGGGAAAAAAGCAGCTGGTGGCAGCGCCACCGCGGCCTGTGGCGGGGCGTGCTGGCCTGGACGTGGGCGCTGAACATCGTGCTGTTAGTGCCGTTGTGCTTCAGCTACAGCAAACGGGAACGCGTGGAGGCCATGCTGATGTTGCGCGACCGGCCGGTCCATGGGGTCATCATCGAGGACACCGCTGAACAAGACCCGCCGATGTTGCCGCTGTTCTACCTCGGGCAATGGCATGTCACGCAAAAGGTCCTCACGGACCCTGACGCGGACGTGAAGGCCATCGCGGCCCAGCTCGGCGCGGGGACGGACATGGTGCTGTTCATCGGAAAGGAGCAGTTGGGCAGCCGTGTGAAACATGTGGAGGACGCCTTGGGACCGATGCGGTTGATCGGCCGTGCTGAACCGGGCCTGCTGGACCGTGTGATGCACTGGCTGAACCCGGTGAACCGCAACGTGGTGATCACGATCTATGCCTTTGGAACACCCACTGGGGACTGA
- a CDS encoding TerC family protein, whose amino-acid sequence MLPLHDLDFSVFLTSQGWIQLLTLTALEIVLGIDNIVMISILSGELPKERQARARRLGLAFALITRILLLLTLSWMMRLVEPLFHIGSMPFTGKDLVLISGGLFLIWKASVEIWHKVEFIKEKEGHSRAPTTLALVVLQIVLLDIVFSLDSVITAVGMSNELLIMVLAVMIAVVIMLLAAELISDFVNRHATVKVLALAFLLMVGVVLFLDGLGLHVDKNYLYAAMGFCVLVEFLNLRMRKNAKRQGQEE is encoded by the coding sequence ATGCTCCCGCTCCACGATCTTGACTTTTCCGTGTTCCTCACCTCCCAAGGGTGGATACAGTTGCTCACGCTTACGGCCTTGGAGATCGTGCTGGGCATCGACAACATCGTAATGATCAGCATCCTCAGCGGCGAGCTGCCCAAGGAGCGGCAGGCGCGCGCACGTCGCCTCGGCCTGGCCTTCGCGCTGATCACCCGGATCTTGCTTTTGCTCACTCTTAGCTGGATGATGCGCTTGGTGGAGCCGCTCTTTCACATCGGCTCCATGCCGTTCACGGGCAAGGACCTTGTACTGATCAGTGGCGGGCTGTTCCTGATCTGGAAGGCCTCGGTGGAGATCTGGCACAAAGTGGAGTTCATCAAGGAGAAGGAAGGTCATTCACGCGCGCCCACCACGTTGGCCCTGGTCGTGTTGCAGATCGTCCTGCTCGACATCGTCTTTTCATTGGACTCCGTGATCACGGCGGTGGGCATGAGCAACGAGCTGCTGATCATGGTGCTGGCCGTGATGATCGCCGTGGTGATCATGCTGCTGGCCGCGGAACTGATCAGCGACTTCGTGAACCGCCATGCCACCGTGAAAGTGCTGGCACTGGCTTTCCTGCTGATGGTCGGTGTGGTCTTGTTCTTGGACGGCTTAGGCCTGCACGTGGACAAGAACTACCTCTATGCGGCCATGGGCTTCTGCGTGCTGGTGGAGTTCCTGAACCTGAGAATGCGGAAGAACGCCAAGCGCCAAGGGCAGGAGGAATAG
- a CDS encoding PD40 domain-containing protein has protein sequence MRWNTMALRSMVYVLVTLFSVTSIWAQDEDEGGPCDRPTDKKVLKQLDDASSTKNPTDRHQKLKALLEDRPECTECLYRTGESAYQRAKAGAGSFNTSIKYLEELKERCPEYHSELYYYLGNMYYAQDRFADASAAFRKFLDFSSDDPAKMSPDVDRETAEVEQLLPELAFYTDFYKNSRPLEPKVLVGVSTPADEYLPMFSPDNELLFFTRLSKYQAKGDRFPLDVEELTETRRASVKDDFDNGEALPAPFNTGASYGGVSVSLNNKELFVTVCTPVTTEYKNCDIFRTHYDTHMDFGSGKQVFEWGELTNLGPNINTADGWESQPSLSTDGRTLYFATVRLGSQGTDIFSSKRDDKGEWSEAEPLPAPINTAGDEKAPFMHSDSRTLYFAARPPRDENGKEDLAAGHRGIGGYDIFYSRLDDDGSWSRPKNLGNPINTPQDEHGLIVSADGRTAYFASSRFRGVGGLDIYGIDLPKEARPQDILIVKGEVKDEAGKAVTDATVSITYMDTRKTEVLKVDPADGHYATVVNLKAGSDVIVTVKKPDHVFDSRSYSLEDTVRGGVAEADMKLEKIEVGKSYRVNDIKYATNSAEITGASRFILDELIIFLKENPTVRIEVQGHTDNVGDMESNMTLSRDRALTVAEYLTGHSIKASRLTSNGYGPTVPIASNSTEEGRAENRRTTFVITSR, from the coding sequence ATGAGATGGAATACCATGGCGTTGCGAAGCATGGTCTATGTGCTGGTCACCCTGTTCTCCGTCACGAGCATTTGGGCGCAAGACGAAGATGAAGGAGGGCCATGCGACCGGCCCACCGACAAAAAAGTGTTGAAGCAGTTGGACGATGCTTCGTCCACCAAGAACCCGACAGACCGCCATCAAAAGCTGAAAGCGTTGCTGGAGGACCGGCCGGAATGCACGGAATGCCTCTACCGTACCGGCGAAAGTGCCTACCAGCGCGCCAAGGCCGGTGCGGGAAGCTTCAACACCAGCATCAAGTACCTCGAGGAATTGAAGGAACGCTGCCCGGAATACCACAGCGAGCTGTACTACTACCTCGGCAACATGTACTACGCGCAGGACCGGTTCGCCGATGCCTCCGCGGCCTTCCGGAAGTTCTTGGATTTTTCTTCGGACGACCCCGCCAAGATGAGCCCCGATGTGGACCGTGAGACCGCAGAGGTGGAACAGCTCTTGCCGGAGCTGGCGTTTTACACGGACTTCTACAAGAATTCACGCCCGCTGGAACCCAAGGTTTTAGTCGGCGTGAGCACCCCGGCTGATGAATACCTGCCCATGTTCTCCCCGGACAATGAACTGCTCTTCTTCACCCGCCTCAGCAAGTACCAAGCAAAGGGCGACCGTTTTCCGCTCGATGTGGAAGAACTGACAGAGACCCGACGCGCCAGCGTGAAGGACGACTTTGACAATGGCGAAGCCTTGCCGGCCCCGTTCAATACCGGGGCCAGCTATGGGGGCGTCAGCGTGAGCCTGAACAACAAGGAGCTTTTCGTTACCGTGTGTACGCCGGTGACCACTGAGTACAAGAACTGCGACATCTTCCGCACCCACTACGACACGCACATGGATTTCGGCAGCGGGAAGCAGGTCTTCGAATGGGGCGAACTGACCAACCTCGGCCCCAACATCAACACGGCCGACGGATGGGAAAGCCAACCTTCGCTCAGTACGGACGGGCGTACGTTGTATTTCGCCACCGTGCGGCTCGGCAGCCAAGGCACGGACATCTTCAGCAGCAAGCGGGACGACAAGGGGGAGTGGAGCGAGGCGGAACCCCTGCCCGCACCGATCAACACCGCCGGGGACGAAAAGGCACCCTTCATGCACAGTGATAGCCGTACGCTCTACTTCGCAGCGCGTCCCCCACGGGATGAGAACGGAAAGGAGGACCTGGCCGCGGGCCATCGCGGCATCGGGGGCTATGACATCTTCTACAGCCGCCTGGATGACGACGGCTCCTGGTCCCGGCCGAAGAACCTCGGAAACCCCATCAATACCCCGCAGGATGAGCACGGGCTCATCGTAAGTGCGGACGGCCGCACCGCCTATTTCGCCAGCAGCCGCTTCCGTGGTGTGGGCGGGCTGGATATTTACGGCATCGATCTGCCCAAGGAGGCCCGACCGCAGGATATCCTCATCGTGAAAGGCGAAGTGAAGGACGAGGCCGGGAAAGCCGTGACGGACGCCACGGTGTCGATCACGTACATGGACACCCGAAAAACGGAAGTGCTGAAGGTGGACCCGGCCGACGGGCACTATGCGACCGTGGTCAACTTGAAGGCCGGTTCCGATGTGATCGTCACTGTGAAGAAGCCGGACCATGTGTTCGACAGCCGGTCCTACAGCTTGGAGGATACGGTCCGGGGCGGCGTGGCCGAGGCGGACATGAAGTTGGAAAAGATCGAAGTGGGCAAGAGCTATCGTGTCAACGACATCAAGTATGCCACCAACAGTGCGGAGATCACCGGGGCCAGCCGGTTCATCCTGGATGAGCTGATCATCTTTCTGAAGGAGAATCCCACGGTACGGATCGAAGTGCAGGGCCATACGGACAATGTGGGCGACATGGAGAGCAACATGACGCTAAGCCGCGATCGGGCGCTCACGGTGGCGGAATACCTCACCGGACATAGCATCAAGGCCAGCAGGCTCACCAGTAATGGCTACGGCCCCACGGTGCCCATCGCCTCCAATTCCACCGAGGAAGGTCGGGCGGAGAACCGCAGGACTACCTTCGTGATCACCTCGCGCTGA